The proteins below are encoded in one region of Danio rerio strain Tuebingen ecotype United States chromosome 14, GRCz12tu, whole genome shotgun sequence:
- the gdpd2 gene encoding glycerophosphoinositol inositolphosphodiesterase GDPD2 isoform X3 → MYICFIAFNDHYDVNNELFKAVKKWVNWYMIVMIISAVLAIYCLLLLVFGLLHLAIKEPLNLHCLHKVFLFLGLLAVTLETAGFCFKWEKQWKAIYMSFQATAPFLQLSAVVALTVISCLVFQSYHRAKTTACKIFIMMTFLVVSAAVFLCPLAICSPCITSNLPPKPALIGHRGAPMLAPENTLMSFRKSLECGVVAFETDVQLSKDKKPFLMHDCGKNFLLRTTDVKDKFPGRDGSNNFTLQELKTLNAGKWFSRSDPFWTLSSLSEEERREADNQTVPSLSELLVLVKKYNVSLIFDLKNENNSTVFQSSDSFYTTETINKLGISPDKIWWLPPEYRHDVMKMEPGFKQVYNKQKEMLMDGGNFMNMNFSSLSAREISELRKSNVSVNLWVVNERWLFSLLWCSGVSSVTTNACHLFKDMSKPDWHLEPNMYKGIWIATDIVSLLLMIGLFLWQRRRKSYIYPPNTSEKGIPLLAL, encoded by the exons ATGTACATCTGTTTTATCGCCTTCAACGACCACTACGATGTAAACAA TGAACTCTTCAAAGCAGTGAAAAAATGGGTGAACTGGTACATGATAGTGATGATCATTTCAGCTGTGCTTGCCATATACTGCTTGCTTTTACTG GTATTTGGATTGCTACATCTAGCCATCAAAGAGccattgaatttacactgtctgCATAAG GTGTTTCTGTTTTTGGGTCTCCTCGCTGTTACGTTGGAAACAGCTGGATTTTGTTTCAAATGGGAGAAGCAGTGGAAAGCCATCTACATGTCCTTTCAG GCTACTGCTCCTTTCCTGCAGCTGAGTGCTGTGGTGGCATTAACTGTGATCAGCTGCCTCGTCTTCCAGAGCTATCATAGAGCTAAAACAACTG CTTGTAAGATTTTCATAATGATGACCTTCCTGGTTGTGTCCGCTGCTGTGTTCCTGTGTCCTCTTGCAATCTGCTCTCCATGCATTACCAGTAATCTGCCCCCAAAACCTGCCCTTATTGGACATCGCGGTGCTCCCATG CTGGCTCCAGAGAACACTTTGATGTCCTTCAGGAAGAGTCTGGAGTGTGGTGTGGTGGCATTTGAAACAGATGTGCAACTTAG TAAGGACAAGAAACCATTTTTAATGCATGACTGTGGTAAGAATTTTCTGCTGCGAACAACTGATGTAAAGGATAAGTTTCCAGGTCGAGATGGCAGCAACAACTTCACATTGCAAGAGTTAAAAACGTTAAATGCAGGCAAATGGTTTTCAAGG TCGGATCCATTTTGGACTCTGTCATCACTTTCAGAGGAAGAGAGGAGGGAAGCTGACAACCAGACAGTGCCATCTCTTTCTGAGCTCTTAGTCCTGGTCAAAAAGTATAATGTCTCCCTCATATTTGACctgaaaaatgaaaacaactCAACAGTATTTCAAAGCAGTGACTCCTTCTACACCACTGAAACGATCAATAAATTAGGCATCTCACCTGACAAG ATATGGTGGCTTCCCCCAGAATATAGACACGACGTGATGAAGATGGAACCAGGCTTCAAGCAGGTGTATAATAAGCAAAAAGAAATGCTTATGGACGGTGGAAACTTCATGAATATGAACTTCAGTTCACTTAGTGCGCGTGAAATAAG TGAGCTGCGGAAAAGCAATGTGTCTGTGAATCTCTGGGTTGTGAATGAGCGCTGGCTCTTTTCATTACTCTGGTGCTCTGGGGTCAGTTCAGTGACCACCAATGCCTGCCACCTCTTCAAAGACATGTCTAAGCCTGACTGGCATCTG GAACCTAATATGTACAAAGGAATATGGATCGCGACTGACATAGTATCATTGCTGTTAATGATTGGGCTGTTCCTTTGGCAAAG
- the gdpd2 gene encoding glycerophosphoinositol inositolphosphodiesterase GDPD2 isoform X4, which produces MYICFIAFNDHYDVNNELFKAVKKWVNWYMIVMIISAVLAIYCLLLLVFGLLHLAIKEPLNLHCLHKVFLFLGLLAVTLETAGFCFKWEKQWKAIYMSFQATAPFLQLSAVVALTVISCLVFQSYHRAKTTACKIFIMMTFLVVSAAVFLCPLAICSPCITSNLPPKPALIGHRGAPMLAPENTLMSFRKSLECGVVAFETDVQLSKDKKPFLMHDCGKNFLLRTTDVKDKFPGRDGSNNFTLQELKTLNAGKWFSRSDPFWTLSSLSEEERREADNQTVPSLSELLVLVKKYNVSLIFDLKNENNSTVFQSSDSFYTTETINKLGISPDKIWWLPPEYRHDVMKMEPGFKQVYNKQKEMLMDGGNFMNMNFSSLSAREISELRKSNVSVNLWVVNERWLFSLLWCSGVSSVTTNACHLFKDMSKPDWHLEPNMYKGIWIATDIVSLLLMIGLFLWQRRRLTGDWSTGIY; this is translated from the exons ATGTACATCTGTTTTATCGCCTTCAACGACCACTACGATGTAAACAA TGAACTCTTCAAAGCAGTGAAAAAATGGGTGAACTGGTACATGATAGTGATGATCATTTCAGCTGTGCTTGCCATATACTGCTTGCTTTTACTG GTATTTGGATTGCTACATCTAGCCATCAAAGAGccattgaatttacactgtctgCATAAG GTGTTTCTGTTTTTGGGTCTCCTCGCTGTTACGTTGGAAACAGCTGGATTTTGTTTCAAATGGGAGAAGCAGTGGAAAGCCATCTACATGTCCTTTCAG GCTACTGCTCCTTTCCTGCAGCTGAGTGCTGTGGTGGCATTAACTGTGATCAGCTGCCTCGTCTTCCAGAGCTATCATAGAGCTAAAACAACTG CTTGTAAGATTTTCATAATGATGACCTTCCTGGTTGTGTCCGCTGCTGTGTTCCTGTGTCCTCTTGCAATCTGCTCTCCATGCATTACCAGTAATCTGCCCCCAAAACCTGCCCTTATTGGACATCGCGGTGCTCCCATG CTGGCTCCAGAGAACACTTTGATGTCCTTCAGGAAGAGTCTGGAGTGTGGTGTGGTGGCATTTGAAACAGATGTGCAACTTAG TAAGGACAAGAAACCATTTTTAATGCATGACTGTGGTAAGAATTTTCTGCTGCGAACAACTGATGTAAAGGATAAGTTTCCAGGTCGAGATGGCAGCAACAACTTCACATTGCAAGAGTTAAAAACGTTAAATGCAGGCAAATGGTTTTCAAGG TCGGATCCATTTTGGACTCTGTCATCACTTTCAGAGGAAGAGAGGAGGGAAGCTGACAACCAGACAGTGCCATCTCTTTCTGAGCTCTTAGTCCTGGTCAAAAAGTATAATGTCTCCCTCATATTTGACctgaaaaatgaaaacaactCAACAGTATTTCAAAGCAGTGACTCCTTCTACACCACTGAAACGATCAATAAATTAGGCATCTCACCTGACAAG ATATGGTGGCTTCCCCCAGAATATAGACACGACGTGATGAAGATGGAACCAGGCTTCAAGCAGGTGTATAATAAGCAAAAAGAAATGCTTATGGACGGTGGAAACTTCATGAATATGAACTTCAGTTCACTTAGTGCGCGTGAAATAAG TGAGCTGCGGAAAAGCAATGTGTCTGTGAATCTCTGGGTTGTGAATGAGCGCTGGCTCTTTTCATTACTCTGGTGCTCTGGGGTCAGTTCAGTGACCACCAATGCCTGCCACCTCTTCAAAGACATGTCTAAGCCTGACTGGCATCTG GAACCTAATATGTACAAAGGAATATGGATCGCGACTGACATAGTATCATTGCTGTTAATGATTGGGCTGTTCCTTTGGCAAAG
- the gdpd2 gene encoding glycerophosphoinositol inositolphosphodiesterase GDPD2 isoform X5 yields the protein MGEAVESHLHVLSACKIFIMMTFLVVSAAVFLCPLAICSPCITSNLPPKPALIGHRGAPMLAPENTLMSFRKSLECGVVAFETDVQLSKDKKPFLMHDCGKNFLLRTTDVKDKFPGRDGSNNFTLQELKTLNAGKWFSRSDPFWTLSSLSEEERREADNQTVPSLSELLVLVKKYNVSLIFDLKNENNSTVFQSSDSFYTTETINKLGISPDKIWWLPPEYRHDVMKMEPGFKQVYNKQKEMLMDGGNFMNMNFSSLSAREISELRKSNVSVNLWVVNERWLFSLLWCSGVSSVTTNACHLFKDMSKPDWHLEPNMYKGIWIATDIVSLLLMIGLFLWQRRRKSYIYPPNTSEKGIPLLAL from the exons ATGGGAGAAGCAGTGGAAAGCCATCTACATGTCCTTTCAG CTTGTAAGATTTTCATAATGATGACCTTCCTGGTTGTGTCCGCTGCTGTGTTCCTGTGTCCTCTTGCAATCTGCTCTCCATGCATTACCAGTAATCTGCCCCCAAAACCTGCCCTTATTGGACATCGCGGTGCTCCCATG CTGGCTCCAGAGAACACTTTGATGTCCTTCAGGAAGAGTCTGGAGTGTGGTGTGGTGGCATTTGAAACAGATGTGCAACTTAG TAAGGACAAGAAACCATTTTTAATGCATGACTGTGGTAAGAATTTTCTGCTGCGAACAACTGATGTAAAGGATAAGTTTCCAGGTCGAGATGGCAGCAACAACTTCACATTGCAAGAGTTAAAAACGTTAAATGCAGGCAAATGGTTTTCAAGG TCGGATCCATTTTGGACTCTGTCATCACTTTCAGAGGAAGAGAGGAGGGAAGCTGACAACCAGACAGTGCCATCTCTTTCTGAGCTCTTAGTCCTGGTCAAAAAGTATAATGTCTCCCTCATATTTGACctgaaaaatgaaaacaactCAACAGTATTTCAAAGCAGTGACTCCTTCTACACCACTGAAACGATCAATAAATTAGGCATCTCACCTGACAAG ATATGGTGGCTTCCCCCAGAATATAGACACGACGTGATGAAGATGGAACCAGGCTTCAAGCAGGTGTATAATAAGCAAAAAGAAATGCTTATGGACGGTGGAAACTTCATGAATATGAACTTCAGTTCACTTAGTGCGCGTGAAATAAG TGAGCTGCGGAAAAGCAATGTGTCTGTGAATCTCTGGGTTGTGAATGAGCGCTGGCTCTTTTCATTACTCTGGTGCTCTGGGGTCAGTTCAGTGACCACCAATGCCTGCCACCTCTTCAAAGACATGTCTAAGCCTGACTGGCATCTG GAACCTAATATGTACAAAGGAATATGGATCGCGACTGACATAGTATCATTGCTGTTAATGATTGGGCTGTTCCTTTGGCAAAG
- the gdpd2 gene encoding glycerophosphoinositol inositolphosphodiesterase GDPD2 isoform X6 translates to MGEAVESHLHVLSACKIFIMMTFLVVSAAVFLCPLAICSPCITSNLPPKPALIGHRGAPMLAPENTLMSFRKSLECGVVAFETDVQLSKDKKPFLMHDCGKNFLLRTTDVKDKFPGRDGSNNFTLQELKTLNAGKWFSRSDPFWTLSSLSEEERREADNQTVPSLSELLVLVKKYNVSLIFDLKNENNSTVFQSSDSFYTTETINKLGISPDKIWWLPPEYRHDVMKMEPGFKQVYNKQKEMLMDGGNFMNMNFSSLSAREISELRKSNVSVNLWVVNERWLFSLLWCSGVSSVTTNACHLFKDMSKPDWHLEPNMYKGIWIATDIVSLLLMIGLFLWQRRRLTGDWSTGIY, encoded by the exons ATGGGAGAAGCAGTGGAAAGCCATCTACATGTCCTTTCAG CTTGTAAGATTTTCATAATGATGACCTTCCTGGTTGTGTCCGCTGCTGTGTTCCTGTGTCCTCTTGCAATCTGCTCTCCATGCATTACCAGTAATCTGCCCCCAAAACCTGCCCTTATTGGACATCGCGGTGCTCCCATG CTGGCTCCAGAGAACACTTTGATGTCCTTCAGGAAGAGTCTGGAGTGTGGTGTGGTGGCATTTGAAACAGATGTGCAACTTAG TAAGGACAAGAAACCATTTTTAATGCATGACTGTGGTAAGAATTTTCTGCTGCGAACAACTGATGTAAAGGATAAGTTTCCAGGTCGAGATGGCAGCAACAACTTCACATTGCAAGAGTTAAAAACGTTAAATGCAGGCAAATGGTTTTCAAGG TCGGATCCATTTTGGACTCTGTCATCACTTTCAGAGGAAGAGAGGAGGGAAGCTGACAACCAGACAGTGCCATCTCTTTCTGAGCTCTTAGTCCTGGTCAAAAAGTATAATGTCTCCCTCATATTTGACctgaaaaatgaaaacaactCAACAGTATTTCAAAGCAGTGACTCCTTCTACACCACTGAAACGATCAATAAATTAGGCATCTCACCTGACAAG ATATGGTGGCTTCCCCCAGAATATAGACACGACGTGATGAAGATGGAACCAGGCTTCAAGCAGGTGTATAATAAGCAAAAAGAAATGCTTATGGACGGTGGAAACTTCATGAATATGAACTTCAGTTCACTTAGTGCGCGTGAAATAAG TGAGCTGCGGAAAAGCAATGTGTCTGTGAATCTCTGGGTTGTGAATGAGCGCTGGCTCTTTTCATTACTCTGGTGCTCTGGGGTCAGTTCAGTGACCACCAATGCCTGCCACCTCTTCAAAGACATGTCTAAGCCTGACTGGCATCTG GAACCTAATATGTACAAAGGAATATGGATCGCGACTGACATAGTATCATTGCTGTTAATGATTGGGCTGTTCCTTTGGCAAAG
- the gdpd2 gene encoding glycerophosphoinositol inositolphosphodiesterase GDPD2 isoform X1, producing the protein MITMFRTCLRGIYSCHWNQRSNEQKSDRCWLSFLSFVSILALSWMYICFIAFNDHYDVNNELFKAVKKWVNWYMIVMIISAVLAIYCLLLLVFGLLHLAIKEPLNLHCLHKVFLFLGLLAVTLETAGFCFKWEKQWKAIYMSFQATAPFLQLSAVVALTVISCLVFQSYHRAKTTACKIFIMMTFLVVSAAVFLCPLAICSPCITSNLPPKPALIGHRGAPMLAPENTLMSFRKSLECGVVAFETDVQLSKDKKPFLMHDCGKNFLLRTTDVKDKFPGRDGSNNFTLQELKTLNAGKWFSRSDPFWTLSSLSEEERREADNQTVPSLSELLVLVKKYNVSLIFDLKNENNSTVFQSSDSFYTTETINKLGISPDKIWWLPPEYRHDVMKMEPGFKQVYNKQKEMLMDGGNFMNMNFSSLSAREISELRKSNVSVNLWVVNERWLFSLLWCSGVSSVTTNACHLFKDMSKPDWHLEPNMYKGIWIATDIVSLLLMIGLFLWQRRRKSYIYPPNTSEKGIPLLAL; encoded by the exons ATGATCACTATGTTTCGAACCTGCCTGAGAGGGATCTACAGTTGCCACTGGAACCAGAGAAGTAATGAACAAAAA aGTGATCGCTGCTGGCTCTCATTTCTGTCTTTTGTGTCCATACTTGCCCTGAGCTGGATGTACATCTGTTTTATCGCCTTCAACGACCACTACGATGTAAACAA TGAACTCTTCAAAGCAGTGAAAAAATGGGTGAACTGGTACATGATAGTGATGATCATTTCAGCTGTGCTTGCCATATACTGCTTGCTTTTACTG GTATTTGGATTGCTACATCTAGCCATCAAAGAGccattgaatttacactgtctgCATAAG GTGTTTCTGTTTTTGGGTCTCCTCGCTGTTACGTTGGAAACAGCTGGATTTTGTTTCAAATGGGAGAAGCAGTGGAAAGCCATCTACATGTCCTTTCAG GCTACTGCTCCTTTCCTGCAGCTGAGTGCTGTGGTGGCATTAACTGTGATCAGCTGCCTCGTCTTCCAGAGCTATCATAGAGCTAAAACAACTG CTTGTAAGATTTTCATAATGATGACCTTCCTGGTTGTGTCCGCTGCTGTGTTCCTGTGTCCTCTTGCAATCTGCTCTCCATGCATTACCAGTAATCTGCCCCCAAAACCTGCCCTTATTGGACATCGCGGTGCTCCCATG CTGGCTCCAGAGAACACTTTGATGTCCTTCAGGAAGAGTCTGGAGTGTGGTGTGGTGGCATTTGAAACAGATGTGCAACTTAG TAAGGACAAGAAACCATTTTTAATGCATGACTGTGGTAAGAATTTTCTGCTGCGAACAACTGATGTAAAGGATAAGTTTCCAGGTCGAGATGGCAGCAACAACTTCACATTGCAAGAGTTAAAAACGTTAAATGCAGGCAAATGGTTTTCAAGG TCGGATCCATTTTGGACTCTGTCATCACTTTCAGAGGAAGAGAGGAGGGAAGCTGACAACCAGACAGTGCCATCTCTTTCTGAGCTCTTAGTCCTGGTCAAAAAGTATAATGTCTCCCTCATATTTGACctgaaaaatgaaaacaactCAACAGTATTTCAAAGCAGTGACTCCTTCTACACCACTGAAACGATCAATAAATTAGGCATCTCACCTGACAAG ATATGGTGGCTTCCCCCAGAATATAGACACGACGTGATGAAGATGGAACCAGGCTTCAAGCAGGTGTATAATAAGCAAAAAGAAATGCTTATGGACGGTGGAAACTTCATGAATATGAACTTCAGTTCACTTAGTGCGCGTGAAATAAG TGAGCTGCGGAAAAGCAATGTGTCTGTGAATCTCTGGGTTGTGAATGAGCGCTGGCTCTTTTCATTACTCTGGTGCTCTGGGGTCAGTTCAGTGACCACCAATGCCTGCCACCTCTTCAAAGACATGTCTAAGCCTGACTGGCATCTG GAACCTAATATGTACAAAGGAATATGGATCGCGACTGACATAGTATCATTGCTGTTAATGATTGGGCTGTTCCTTTGGCAAAG
- the gdpd2 gene encoding glycerophosphoinositol inositolphosphodiesterase GDPD2 isoform X2 translates to MITMFRTCLRGIYSCHWNQRSNEQKSDRCWLSFLSFVSILALSWMYICFIAFNDHYDVNNELFKAVKKWVNWYMIVMIISAVLAIYCLLLLVFGLLHLAIKEPLNLHCLHKVFLFLGLLAVTLETAGFCFKWEKQWKAIYMSFQATAPFLQLSAVVALTVISCLVFQSYHRAKTTACKIFIMMTFLVVSAAVFLCPLAICSPCITSNLPPKPALIGHRGAPMLAPENTLMSFRKSLECGVVAFETDVQLSKDKKPFLMHDCGKNFLLRTTDVKDKFPGRDGSNNFTLQELKTLNAGKWFSRSDPFWTLSSLSEEERREADNQTVPSLSELLVLVKKYNVSLIFDLKNENNSTVFQSSDSFYTTETINKLGISPDKIWWLPPEYRHDVMKMEPGFKQVYNKQKEMLMDGGNFMNMNFSSLSAREISELRKSNVSVNLWVVNERWLFSLLWCSGVSSVTTNACHLFKDMSKPDWHLEPNMYKGIWIATDIVSLLLMIGLFLWQRRRLTGDWSTGIY, encoded by the exons ATGATCACTATGTTTCGAACCTGCCTGAGAGGGATCTACAGTTGCCACTGGAACCAGAGAAGTAATGAACAAAAA aGTGATCGCTGCTGGCTCTCATTTCTGTCTTTTGTGTCCATACTTGCCCTGAGCTGGATGTACATCTGTTTTATCGCCTTCAACGACCACTACGATGTAAACAA TGAACTCTTCAAAGCAGTGAAAAAATGGGTGAACTGGTACATGATAGTGATGATCATTTCAGCTGTGCTTGCCATATACTGCTTGCTTTTACTG GTATTTGGATTGCTACATCTAGCCATCAAAGAGccattgaatttacactgtctgCATAAG GTGTTTCTGTTTTTGGGTCTCCTCGCTGTTACGTTGGAAACAGCTGGATTTTGTTTCAAATGGGAGAAGCAGTGGAAAGCCATCTACATGTCCTTTCAG GCTACTGCTCCTTTCCTGCAGCTGAGTGCTGTGGTGGCATTAACTGTGATCAGCTGCCTCGTCTTCCAGAGCTATCATAGAGCTAAAACAACTG CTTGTAAGATTTTCATAATGATGACCTTCCTGGTTGTGTCCGCTGCTGTGTTCCTGTGTCCTCTTGCAATCTGCTCTCCATGCATTACCAGTAATCTGCCCCCAAAACCTGCCCTTATTGGACATCGCGGTGCTCCCATG CTGGCTCCAGAGAACACTTTGATGTCCTTCAGGAAGAGTCTGGAGTGTGGTGTGGTGGCATTTGAAACAGATGTGCAACTTAG TAAGGACAAGAAACCATTTTTAATGCATGACTGTGGTAAGAATTTTCTGCTGCGAACAACTGATGTAAAGGATAAGTTTCCAGGTCGAGATGGCAGCAACAACTTCACATTGCAAGAGTTAAAAACGTTAAATGCAGGCAAATGGTTTTCAAGG TCGGATCCATTTTGGACTCTGTCATCACTTTCAGAGGAAGAGAGGAGGGAAGCTGACAACCAGACAGTGCCATCTCTTTCTGAGCTCTTAGTCCTGGTCAAAAAGTATAATGTCTCCCTCATATTTGACctgaaaaatgaaaacaactCAACAGTATTTCAAAGCAGTGACTCCTTCTACACCACTGAAACGATCAATAAATTAGGCATCTCACCTGACAAG ATATGGTGGCTTCCCCCAGAATATAGACACGACGTGATGAAGATGGAACCAGGCTTCAAGCAGGTGTATAATAAGCAAAAAGAAATGCTTATGGACGGTGGAAACTTCATGAATATGAACTTCAGTTCACTTAGTGCGCGTGAAATAAG TGAGCTGCGGAAAAGCAATGTGTCTGTGAATCTCTGGGTTGTGAATGAGCGCTGGCTCTTTTCATTACTCTGGTGCTCTGGGGTCAGTTCAGTGACCACCAATGCCTGCCACCTCTTCAAAGACATGTCTAAGCCTGACTGGCATCTG GAACCTAATATGTACAAAGGAATATGGATCGCGACTGACATAGTATCATTGCTGTTAATGATTGGGCTGTTCCTTTGGCAAAG
- the pdzd11 gene encoding PDZ domain-containing protein 11, translated as MDQKIPYDDYQLPVVFLPSYENPPAWIPPQERIHHPDYNNELAQFLPRTIVLKKPPGAQLGFNIRGGKASQLGIFISKVVPDSDAHRAGLQEGDQVLSVNEVDFQDIEHSRAVEILKTAREILMKVRYFPYNYQRQKERTVH; from the exons ATGGACCAGAAGATTCCGTATGATGATTATCAGCTGCCGGTAGTGTTTCTTCCCTCCTATGAAAACCCTCCTGCATGGATCCCTCCACAAGAA AGGATTCATCACCCTGACTATAACAATGAGCTCGCCCAGTTCCTACCTCGCACTATAGTGTTAAAAAAGCCCCCTGGTGCACAGCTGGGCTTCAATATCCGTGGAGGAAAAGCCTCGCAGCTTGGCATATTCATTTCAAAG GTGGTGCCAGATTCAGACGCCCACAGGGCAGGACTTCAGGAGGGTGATCAGGTGCTTTCTGTCAATGAAGTGGACTTTCAAGACATTGAGCATTCAAGG GCAGTGGAGATTTTAAAGACAGCAAGAGAGATTTTGATGAAGGTTCGATATTTCCCTTACA ATTACCAGCGGCAGAAGGAGAGGACTGTCCACTAG